Genomic segment of Candidatus Cloacimonadota bacterium:
TTCATGAGTTTCAGATCGTAATACAGCCATTGTTCCATCGATGCCCAACAATGTGGTGGCTGCTACTTTTCCCAAAAGCAATATGAGTTGAGGTTTAATTATTTCTACCTGCTCTTCCAGATATGGCAGACAGGCACGTTTTTCTTCCGGTAAGGGATTACGATTCCCAGGTGGTCGGCATTTTACAATGTTTGCAATATAAACTTCATCACGTTCCAGATTTATCGCTTTCAGCATTTTGGTAAGCAATTGGCCTGCTCTTCCCACGAAAACCTTGCCGGTTCTGTCCTCATCAGCGCCCGGGCCTTCACCGATCAACATTAATTTTGCAGTTGCCGATCCATTCCCATAACAGAATTTGTTTCTGGAATTCCCTAAAACACATTTCTGGCAACTACTGTATTTTTGCTCCAGGAATTTCAACATATCTTCAGGCTCTACCTGTTGTTTTATTTGGGATTGCTCCTGCTTAGAAAACGAAGCAACAGTTTTGGAACAAAAAATATCTTGAATTCCCGATAATTTCAGGTATTCAAGATATTGTTTTATAATTTTTTCGTTCAAAATGAGATTTGAATTATTTTTCTGCTAATTCTTCGTCCAGTTGTTCCATCGCTTCTTTCATCACATAATCAGGAATGTTATTTTCTGCAACGTGTTCCAAAGCGATATTTGTCAATTTTCCTTTCAACTGTTTTTTTACTGTGAAAGGAAGGTTGCTTAGTCGGGCTACTTCCAGATTTGCCATCAACAGGAACAGGTAAGTCATGTTGTGATCTTCCAGGAATTTATCTACTTTCGGATTCATTATTTTCCTCCATTTATTTTCAATTAATTATAATAATCTTCGTGAATATTGGTATATCTTTCAACCTTATTTTCTTCTGCTGCAATTATTTTTTCCACATCTTTCACCGCAAGTTCAAAATCATCATTTATTATCAGATAATCGAAGTTGTGGATCTGCTTCATTTCTTCTTCTGCAGTTTGCAATCTTCTTTTGATAACGGCATCGCTTTCAGTTTTTCTGGCTTTCAATCTTTTGATAAGTTCCTTTTCGGTTGGGGGCAGAATGAATATAGATACAAAATCGATGTCTGTTTCTTTTATTTGGAGTGCACCAGCTACATCGATATCCATTATAATGTGATGACCAGCCTGCAATTTTTCTTCGATAATACTGCGTGATGTTCCATACCAGAAATCGTGAACCTGGGCATGTTCCAGAAAGTCTTTCTTATCGTTCATCTCATCGAATTTCTGCTGAGAAATAAAATGATAATCCCTGCCATTTACTTCGTTGTGACGGGCAGGACGAGTAGTATATGAAATAGAATATTCAATATTCTGGTTTCTTTTTATCACTTCTCTCAAAATAGCAGTTTTACCTCCTCCGGAAGGAGAAATTAGAGCTATCAGAAAATTGCGTTTTTGGAAAGCCAAGTTCTTCCTATAAAATGTTTATTCTTCAATTATCTTTTTGTAAGCTTCAGCGTTCAAAAGATTTTCCAGTTCAGATTTATCGGAAAGTTCAATTTTAACTATCCAGCCTTCTTCAAAAGCTGATTCATTGATCGTTTCAGGAGCACCGTCCAGATTTTCATTAATTTCTACAACTTTTCCCGATACAGGACAATTCAGATCTTCAACGGCTTTTACGGCTTCGATCGTGCCGAA
This window contains:
- the gmk gene encoding guanylate kinase, which encodes MAFQKRNFLIALISPSGGGKTAILREVIKRNQNIEYSISYTTRPARHNEVNGRDYHFISQQKFDEMNDKKDFLEHAQVHDFWYGTSRSIIEEKLQAGHHIIMDIDVAGALQIKETDIDFVSIFILPPTEKELIKRLKARKTESDAVIKRRLQTAEEEMKQIHNFDYLIINDDFELAVKDVEKIIAAEENKVERYTNIHEDYYN
- a CDS encoding uracil-DNA glycosylase; the protein is MNEKIIKQYLEYLKLSGIQDIFCSKTVASFSKQEQSQIKQQVEPEDMLKFLEQKYSSCQKCVLGNSRNKFCYGNGSATAKLMLIGEGPGADEDRTGKVFVGRAGQLLTKMLKAINLERDEVYIANIVKCRPPGNRNPLPEEKRACLPYLEEQVEIIKPQLILLLGKVAATTLLGIDGTMAVLRSETHEYKGIKTYVSYHPSALLRNPNWKKPAWIDLQKLQKDYEAL
- the gcvH gene encoding glycine cleavage system protein GcvH — its product is MMVLENLFYTETHEWVKVDGNIATIGITDYAQHELGDIVFVELPDVDDEVTKGEPFGTIEAVKAVEDLNCPVSGKVVEINENLDGAPETINESAFEEGWIVKIELSDKSELENLLNAEAYKKIIEE